GATGCGGCCTCGCAGGTGCTTCAGGGCCCGGACGATGTGGTTGTTCACCGTGCGGGGGGAGATGCCCATCACGTCGGCCGCCTCCTCGTGGCTCAGGCCGTCGAAGCGGGTCAGCACGAGGGCCTCGCGCTGCCGCCCCGTCAGCTCGCCGATCCACCGCCAGAGCCGGTCCTCAAGCTGGTCGGCGCCGGCCTGGTCGTCGGGGCGCGCCGGCCGCGCCGGCTGGGCGGCCGTCTGGTCGCGCACCGCCGGCTCCTTCTCGTCCCGCGTGCGCCGGTTGCGCTCGTGGTTGTAGGCGCGGTTACGGGCGATGCGGTAGAGGTACGCCTCCAGCGACTGGCCTGGGCTCAAGGACTCTCGACCCTCCCACAGCCGAATGAACGCGTCCTGGGCCACGTCCCGGGCCGCCGCCGGGGACTGCGTGATCGACCGGACGTACCGGAAGATCGGTTCGTACATCGCGTCGAACAGCTCGGCGTAGGCCTCCCGGTCCGACGCCTTGAGGCGGCGGCACCACTCCTCGAACGGAGGTGCGTCGGGCATAGGCGACTAGGCGCGAGCAGAAGAAGGAACGCGAATTCGTATGGCCCCTCACCCCGCATGCATTTCAACACGCGCCGGCCCGCCGGTGACCAGAGGCAGTGACGACGGTCAATGGCAAGATGATGAGAGCCGATGACAAGGGCATATCCCGGAGGCCGAGGGCCTGTGACAAAGATAAATCTGGGGGCGATAGATCTGAGGGCCGGTGCCCCGACTGGATGTGGTAGGCTACCGCATGTGGTAGGCTACCGCTCGATCCAGACGTTCTGGTAGGCGCCGACGCGGGCCCGCCAGCCGGGCGGCACGACAATCGTGGTGTCGTACTGGTGTAGCACGGCGGGTCCATCGAGCGCGTGCCCGTGGTGCAGGGCCTTGCGGTTGTAGGCGGTTGTCTCCGTCGGTCCGTCCTGTTCAAACCAGACCGGGCGGGTGCCCATTGCGGCGTCCTCCAGGGGCGCGTCCGTCTCGGGCTCGTGGGGAAGGGGCGGGGGCGAGACCGTCACCGTCCCGCGGGCCCGGAGGGCGACGGCCTCGACGGGGGCCTCCGGGTCGGCGTGGCCGTAGCGCTGGCGATGCCGGTTGTGAAAGGCCTCGGTGGCGCCTGCGAGGGCCGACGCCGTGATCGGGGACGCGACGGGCACGGTCACCTCGTAGCTCTGGCCCACGTAGCG
This portion of the Salinibacter grassmerensis genome encodes:
- a CDS encoding RNA polymerase sigma factor — protein: MPDAPPFEEWCRRLKASDREAYAELFDAMYEPIFRYVRSITQSPAAARDVAQDAFIRLWEGRESLSPGQSLEAYLYRIARNRAYNHERNRRTRDEKEPAVRDQTAAQPARPARPDDQAGADQLEDRLWRWIGELTGRQREALVLTRFDGLSHEEAADVMGISPRTVNNHIVRALKHLRGRINDYEPDLLGRDEH